The following are encoded together in the Dyella terrae genome:
- a CDS encoding STAS domain-containing protein, with amino-acid sequence MADKPPVDARRVGERTSTMGSKTTGGGKGGVRVIALPADFRLGSVADVKAALIEAFDAPGAQLDGAAVERVDTAALQLLVAFRREATARGQSPAWLGVSDVMREAAGVLGLAQVLELPAAMSA; translated from the coding sequence ATGGCCGATAAACCACCCGTAGACGCCCGCAGGGTGGGCGAAAGGACCAGCACGATGGGCAGCAAGACGACGGGTGGGGGCAAGGGCGGGGTGCGCGTGATCGCGTTGCCTGCCGACTTCCGGCTCGGCAGCGTGGCCGACGTCAAGGCAGCGCTGATCGAGGCGTTCGACGCGCCCGGCGCGCAGTTGGACGGTGCCGCCGTGGAACGCGTGGACACCGCCGCACTGCAGTTGCTGGTGGCGTTCCGTCGCGAGGCGACGGCACGCGGCCAGTCGCCCGCGTGGCTGGGAGTGAGCGATGTCATGCGCGAGGCCGCCGGTGTGCTCGGCCTGGCGCAGGTTCTGGAATTGCCGGCGGCGATGTCGGCCTGA
- a CDS encoding response regulator: MAKILAVDDSASMRGMVAFTLRNAGHDVSEAENGQLALDAAKGGSFDLVLADVNMPVMDGISMVRELRTLPAYKGVPILMLTTESHTDKKMEGKAAGATGWLVKPFDPEQLLATVKRVLG; encoded by the coding sequence ATGGCAAAGATTCTTGCGGTGGACGATTCGGCTTCGATGCGCGGCATGGTGGCCTTCACCTTGCGCAATGCGGGTCACGATGTGAGCGAGGCGGAGAACGGCCAGCTGGCACTCGATGCGGCCAAGGGTGGCAGCTTTGATCTGGTGCTGGCCGACGTGAACATGCCGGTGATGGACGGCATCAGCATGGTGCGCGAATTGCGCACGCTGCCGGCCTACAAGGGCGTGCCCATCCTGATGCTGACTACCGAGTCGCATACGGATAAGAAGATGGAAGGCAAGGCTGCCGGTGCTACCGGTTGGCTGGTGAAGCCGTTCGACCCTGAGCAGTTGCTGGCAACCGTCAAGCGCGTGCTGGGTTGA
- a CDS encoding chemotaxis protein CheA gives MSNAGLAQFQQVFIEESLEGLDTMESSLLALDEGGDGELVHTIFRAAHSIKGGAATFGFPEMSSFTHEAESLLDEVRSGKRAIDGTIIELLLRTVDCLRGMFARAQAGEPLNDAVAEGLRNELAAAMGRGVPAAAVQARRNADQADAWTIQFRPHASMLAGGNEPLRLIRELAGLGELEVTASFDRLPPFAALEPTECHLGWTIELKGPAKRADITSVFDWVEGECDLEIEAKHVVADVAPTPVVAPSATPAPNVADAGAARSQREASAESSSVRVSIDKIDGLINLVGELVITQSMLDTFREGDIDASRLAILEQGLAQLARHTRELQESVMGIRMLPIASVFNRFPRMVRDISQKLGKQVKLELIGEQTELDKTVLEKIGDPMVHLVRNAIDHGLETPDKRRASGKGDTGTLTLQASHRGGSIVVEVSDDGAGLNREAIVAKAIQRGLIATGEGMTDEAVADLIFQPGFSTAAVTTDLSGRGVGMDVVRRNVGDLGGTVTIRSTQGKGSVFTITLPLTLAIIDGLTAAVGDERYIVPLVSIVESVQLKADAVRSVAGGGELFRFRGEYLPVVRLHEAFHCENAIHAIDEGLMVVVEGDGARVGLFVDGLIGQQQAVVKSLEANYRRVQGVSGATILADGSVALIVDISGLVRMQGRRKAA, from the coding sequence ATGAGCAATGCCGGTCTGGCGCAGTTCCAACAGGTATTCATCGAAGAGAGCCTGGAAGGGCTCGATACGATGGAGTCGTCGCTGCTCGCGCTGGATGAAGGCGGCGATGGGGAGCTGGTGCACACCATCTTCCGTGCCGCGCACTCGATCAAAGGTGGCGCGGCTACCTTCGGATTCCCCGAGATGTCCTCGTTCACCCACGAGGCCGAGTCGCTGCTCGATGAAGTGCGCAGCGGCAAGCGTGCGATCGACGGCACCATCATCGAATTGCTGTTGCGCACGGTGGATTGCCTGCGCGGCATGTTCGCCCGCGCCCAGGCCGGCGAACCGCTCAATGATGCCGTGGCCGAAGGGCTGCGCAACGAATTGGCGGCCGCCATGGGTCGCGGTGTTCCCGCAGCCGCTGTGCAGGCGCGTCGCAATGCGGACCAGGCCGACGCCTGGACCATCCAATTCCGTCCGCACGCCAGCATGCTGGCGGGTGGCAACGAGCCGTTGCGCCTCATCCGCGAACTGGCGGGGCTGGGCGAGCTGGAGGTGACGGCATCGTTCGATCGCCTGCCGCCGTTCGCTGCGCTGGAACCCACCGAGTGCCATCTCGGCTGGACCATCGAACTGAAGGGGCCGGCCAAGCGAGCCGACATCACGAGCGTGTTCGATTGGGTGGAAGGCGAGTGCGATCTGGAGATCGAGGCGAAGCATGTCGTGGCGGACGTGGCACCGACGCCCGTCGTTGCTCCGTCCGCGACGCCCGCGCCGAACGTCGCGGACGCCGGCGCCGCACGCTCCCAGCGCGAAGCAAGCGCCGAATCCAGTTCGGTGCGCGTGTCCATCGACAAGATCGACGGGCTGATCAACCTGGTGGGCGAGCTGGTGATTACCCAGTCCATGCTCGACACCTTCCGCGAGGGCGATATCGATGCCTCGCGGCTGGCCATCCTCGAACAAGGGTTGGCTCAGCTGGCGCGTCACACGCGTGAGCTGCAGGAAAGCGTCATGGGCATCCGCATGTTGCCCATTGCTTCGGTGTTCAATCGTTTTCCGCGCATGGTGCGCGACATCAGTCAGAAGCTCGGCAAGCAGGTGAAGCTGGAGCTGATTGGTGAACAGACCGAGCTGGACAAGACCGTGCTCGAGAAGATTGGCGACCCGATGGTGCACCTGGTGCGCAACGCCATCGACCACGGCCTGGAAACGCCAGACAAGCGCCGCGCCTCGGGCAAGGGCGATACCGGCACGCTCACCCTGCAGGCGTCGCATCGCGGCGGCAGCATCGTGGTGGAAGTGTCAGACGATGGCGCTGGCCTCAACCGCGAGGCGATCGTCGCCAAGGCTATCCAGCGCGGCCTGATTGCTACCGGGGAAGGCATGACCGACGAGGCCGTGGCGGACCTGATTTTCCAGCCGGGTTTCTCCACCGCGGCGGTCACCACCGATCTGTCCGGCCGTGGCGTGGGCATGGACGTGGTCCGCCGCAACGTGGGCGACCTCGGCGGCACCGTCACCATCCGCAGCACGCAGGGCAAGGGCAGTGTATTCACCATCACCTTGCCGCTGACGCTGGCGATCATCGACGGCCTCACTGCCGCCGTGGGTGACGAGCGCTACATCGTGCCGCTGGTTTCCATCGTGGAATCCGTGCAGCTCAAGGCTGACGCCGTGCGCAGTGTCGCTGGTGGCGGCGAGCTGTTCCGTTTCCGTGGCGAATACCTGCCGGTGGTGCGCTTGCATGAAGCCTTCCATTGCGAGAACGCCATCCACGCTATCGACGAAGGTTTGATGGTGGTGGTGGAAGGCGATGGTGCGCGCGTGGGCTTGTTCGTCGACGGCCTGATCGGACAGCAGCAGGCCGTGGTGAAGTCATTGGAAGCCAATTACCGGCGCGTGCAGGGCGTATCCGGCGCGACCATCCTCGCGGATGGCTCCGTCGCGCTGATTGTCGACATCTCCGGGTTGGTGCGTATGCAGGGGCGCCGAAAGGCGGCGTGA
- a CDS encoding methyl-accepting chemotaxis protein, whose amino-acid sequence MKSPLTTIDRLSLSAKVWLVIAFVVAGLFALTIISAVDSRRLQMQARVHALSDEVSTAISILDAFHARAAAGELSDEEARKQALAALTALRWGDGKGYVFGFDSNYVLHLHGVMHNRVGSNIKEDKDANGKRFYQDMMAADQRDGHGETEYTWPMPGSKELKPKISYTAWYKPWDLHIGAGAYFVDIDAQFRQMLEGSLLRAFLVGLLVIVVVWRSMRSIRQSIGGEPSYALAMAGRIADGDLSGGDAKQVFAPGSTLDALQRMRAKLVEIVREVQQGSQVVSTASQQISRGNDDLSHRTQEQASSLEETAASMEEMTSIVRQSADNASHADQLARTARSQAERGGEVAVRTSGAMREIEAASRQITDIVQLIDEIAFQTNLLALNAAVEAARAGEQGRGFAVVAGEVRNLAQRSASAAKEIKALIGDTVDKVQAGSALVEESGAVLASIVDSVKRVTDIVAEMSAAAQEQSSGIDQVNRAVMQMDEVTQQNAALVEEAAAAARAMQEQADELAVQVRFFRLDQAAAKPVPRAAPVVRPAVAKRPEPAVAGGWSEF is encoded by the coding sequence ATGAAGTCTCCCCTGACCACCATTGATCGCCTGAGCCTTTCGGCCAAGGTATGGCTCGTCATTGCTTTCGTCGTGGCCGGTCTATTCGCGCTCACCATCATCTCTGCCGTGGACAGTCGACGCTTGCAGATGCAGGCGCGCGTGCATGCGTTGTCGGATGAAGTGAGCACCGCGATCTCCATCCTCGATGCGTTTCACGCGCGCGCCGCAGCGGGTGAGCTCAGCGACGAGGAGGCCCGCAAGCAAGCGCTGGCGGCGCTGACCGCGTTGCGCTGGGGTGATGGAAAGGGCTACGTGTTCGGCTTCGACTCGAACTATGTGTTGCACCTGCACGGCGTCATGCATAACCGCGTGGGTTCGAATATCAAAGAGGACAAAGACGCCAACGGTAAGCGCTTCTATCAGGACATGATGGCCGCCGACCAGCGCGATGGGCACGGCGAGACCGAGTACACCTGGCCCATGCCGGGCTCGAAAGAGCTCAAGCCCAAGATCAGCTACACGGCCTGGTACAAACCGTGGGATCTGCACATCGGTGCCGGCGCTTACTTCGTCGACATCGACGCCCAGTTCCGCCAGATGCTCGAAGGCAGCCTGCTGCGCGCGTTCCTGGTCGGCTTGCTGGTCATCGTGGTGGTGTGGCGCTCTATGCGCAGCATCCGGCAGAGCATCGGCGGTGAGCCGTCCTATGCCTTGGCGATGGCGGGCCGCATTGCCGACGGTGACCTCTCCGGCGGAGACGCCAAGCAGGTGTTTGCGCCCGGCAGCACGCTCGATGCGCTGCAGCGCATGCGCGCCAAGCTGGTGGAGATCGTGCGCGAAGTGCAGCAAGGTTCGCAGGTGGTATCCACCGCCTCGCAGCAGATCTCACGGGGCAACGACGACCTATCGCATCGCACGCAGGAGCAGGCCTCAAGCCTGGAGGAAACCGCCGCGTCGATGGAGGAGATGACCTCCATCGTGCGCCAGAGCGCCGACAACGCCAGCCACGCCGATCAGCTTGCCCGTACGGCGCGCTCCCAGGCGGAGCGTGGTGGCGAGGTGGCCGTGCGCACCAGCGGCGCCATGCGCGAGATCGAAGCAGCCAGCCGCCAGATCACCGACATCGTGCAGTTGATCGATGAGATCGCCTTCCAGACCAACCTGCTCGCGCTCAATGCTGCGGTGGAAGCCGCGCGCGCCGGCGAGCAGGGCCGGGGGTTCGCAGTGGTGGCCGGTGAAGTACGCAACCTCGCCCAGCGCAGCGCAAGCGCCGCGAAGGAGATCAAGGCCTTGATCGGCGACACGGTGGATAAGGTGCAGGCCGGCTCTGCCCTGGTGGAGGAATCCGGCGCCGTGCTGGCGAGCATCGTCGACAGCGTCAAGCGTGTCACCGACATCGTGGCGGAGATGTCGGCCGCGGCGCAGGAGCAGTCGTCGGGTATTGATCAGGTCAACCGCGCCGTGATGCAGATGGACGAGGTGACCCAGCAGAACGCCGCCCTGGTGGAAGAGGCGGCGGCCGCCGCCCGCGCCATGCAGGAACAGGCGGACGAGCTGGCTGTGCAGGTGCGGTTCTTCCGGCTGGATCAGGCGGCCGCGAAGCCCGTGCCGAGAGCCGCACCGGTTGTCAGGCCCGCAGTCGCCAAGCGGCCCGAGCCCGCCGTGGCAGGTGGGTGGAGCGAGTTCTGA
- a CDS encoding chemotaxis protein CheW: protein MSDNTRSEALQSQYLTVNLAHEEYGIDILAVREIRGWTPVTRIPQAPHYVLGVLNLRGAIVPVIDMRLRFGLEREAYGVTTVTVIITVAGRNFGVVVDAVSDVLDVTPDAIRPVPDMGTTVDTEYLKGLTSAGERMVLLLDVDKLLQPQDAQMLEAALPAVSDVKAVA from the coding sequence ATGTCCGATAACACCCGGAGCGAGGCGCTCCAGTCGCAGTACCTCACCGTCAACCTTGCCCACGAGGAATACGGCATCGACATCCTGGCGGTCCGCGAGATTCGTGGCTGGACCCCGGTTACACGCATTCCCCAGGCGCCGCACTACGTGCTGGGCGTGCTCAATCTGCGCGGCGCCATCGTGCCGGTGATCGACATGCGCTTGCGCTTCGGTCTGGAGCGCGAGGCCTACGGCGTCACCACTGTCACCGTGATCATCACGGTGGCTGGCCGCAATTTCGGCGTGGTGGTCGATGCGGTATCCGACGTGCTCGACGTAACGCCTGACGCGATCCGCCCGGTGCCGGACATGGGCACCACCGTGGATACCGAATACCTCAAGGGGCTGACGTCCGCTGGCGAGCGCATGGTGCTGCTGCTGGATGTGGACAAGCTGCTGCAGCCCCAGGACGCACAAATGCTTGAGGCGGCGCTGCCAGCCGTCTCCGATGTGAAAGCCGTGGCCTGA
- a CDS encoding methyl-accepting chemotaxis protein, with product MKKFALKAPELNVRNRMRVVLGLLGLMLIAGAVIGIGGMQQQNDGMGKIYDEEIVPAQLVSQITEQHLMSFILLGESSSLVGKADQVKAKLAEFQKLRDSMTELKKELSAAPMSAAVKKQYDDWKSTDADYDDALNSMVDALNQGDTGANELLEMQVRPLMIQREDALSKLVEAQRADAKQIYDAQVVRYHVVRTISIVSLLVGLLVAAIMATLLIRSILSTLGVAVKVANAIADGKLGHKIETRRKDELGELLEALRTMDERLGAIVGEVRHGAGSVSSAAQQIARGNDDLSQRTQEQASSLEETASSMEEMTSTVKQNAENASHANQLASATRRQAEHGGEVAAQASSAMREINDSSRKISDIVSLIDEIAFQTNLLALNAAVEAARAGEQGRGFAVVATEVRNLAQRSAGAAKEIKGLINDSAEKVRVGSSLVDQSGKALADIVDSVKKVTDIVAEIAAASQEQSAGIDQVNHAVLQMDEMTQQNAALVEEAAAAARAMQEQAGELARQVGFFQMVEGGEVATEKARSQSVMAEAEAVFAAVRSSNAPAQRATRTEAADAGSWKEF from the coding sequence ATGAAGAAGTTCGCACTGAAAGCCCCGGAACTGAACGTCCGCAACCGTATGCGCGTGGTGTTGGGCCTGCTCGGCCTGATGCTGATCGCCGGTGCGGTGATCGGTATCGGCGGCATGCAACAGCAGAACGATGGCATGGGCAAGATCTATGACGAAGAGATCGTGCCGGCCCAGCTTGTGTCCCAGATCACCGAGCAACACCTGATGTCGTTCATCCTGCTGGGCGAGTCCTCCTCGCTGGTGGGCAAGGCCGATCAGGTGAAGGCCAAGCTGGCCGAATTCCAGAAGCTTCGCGACAGCATGACGGAGCTCAAGAAGGAGCTGTCGGCCGCGCCGATGAGCGCCGCCGTCAAGAAGCAGTACGACGACTGGAAGTCCACCGATGCGGACTACGACGATGCGCTCAATTCGATGGTCGATGCGCTCAATCAGGGCGATACCGGTGCCAACGAGCTGCTGGAAATGCAGGTTCGTCCGCTGATGATCCAGCGCGAAGACGCGCTGAGCAAACTGGTGGAAGCGCAGCGCGCCGATGCCAAGCAGATCTATGACGCGCAGGTCGTCCGTTACCACGTCGTGCGTACGATCAGCATCGTTTCGCTGCTGGTTGGCCTGCTGGTCGCCGCCATCATGGCCACGCTGCTGATTCGCTCCATCCTCAGCACGCTGGGCGTTGCGGTGAAGGTGGCCAATGCCATCGCCGACGGCAAGCTTGGCCACAAGATCGAAACTCGCCGCAAGGACGAATTGGGCGAACTGCTCGAAGCGCTGCGCACGATGGATGAGCGCCTGGGTGCCATCGTCGGCGAAGTACGTCACGGTGCGGGCTCCGTCAGTTCGGCCGCGCAGCAGATTGCGCGCGGCAATGACGACCTGAGCCAGCGCACACAGGAGCAGGCATCAAGCCTGGAGGAAACCGCGTCCTCGATGGAGGAAATGACCTCCACCGTGAAGCAGAACGCCGAGAACGCCAGCCACGCCAACCAGCTCGCCAGCGCCACGCGTCGCCAGGCCGAGCACGGCGGCGAAGTGGCCGCGCAGGCCAGCTCCGCCATGCGTGAGATCAACGACTCCAGCCGCAAGATCTCCGACATCGTCAGCCTCATCGACGAAATCGCCTTCCAGACCAACCTGCTGGCGCTCAATGCCGCGGTGGAAGCAGCTCGCGCCGGTGAGCAGGGCCGTGGCTTTGCGGTGGTGGCGACCGAAGTGCGTAATCTCGCGCAGCGCAGCGCCGGTGCCGCGAAGGAAATCAAGGGCCTCATCAACGACAGCGCGGAGAAAGTGCGCGTGGGTTCGTCGCTGGTGGACCAGTCCGGCAAGGCGCTGGCCGACATTGTCGACAGCGTGAAAAAGGTTACCGATATCGTGGCCGAGATCGCTGCGGCCTCGCAGGAGCAGTCGGCCGGCATCGATCAGGTCAACCACGCCGTGCTGCAGATGGACGAGATGACCCAGCAGAACGCAGCGCTGGTCGAAGAGGCCGCCGCTGCCGCCCGTGCCATGCAAGAGCAGGCCGGTGAGCTGGCTCGTCAGGTTGGCTTCTTCCAGATGGTGGAAGGTGGCGAAGTCGCCACCGAGAAGGCTCGTTCGCAGTCGGTGATGGCCGAAGCCGAAGCCGTCTTCGCCGCCGTGCGCAGTTCGAACGCACCGGCCCAGCGTGCGACACGCACCGAGGCCGCCGATGCCGGCTCCTGGAAGGAGTTCTGA
- a CDS encoding CheR family methyltransferase has product MTMAATMDNSAGVAAMGGPSLGTAEFEFLRAFVYEQCGISLGEHKRQLVQGRLVRRLRALKLQDFQAYCELLRRDPQQELGELASAISTNVTAFFRESHHFDLLADELFPRWINEKKNGGRLRIWSAGCATGEEPYTLAMVLAEALEKHGATQLDAKILATDLSPQALETARKGVYALERLEGVSAERRRRWFLRGEGEYADYACVNPRLRELVSILPLNLLHDWPMQGPFDAIFCRNVVIYFDKPTKQRLFQRYAGLLPDGGYLFLGHSESMYGLNDSFDLIGRTVYRKRSA; this is encoded by the coding sequence ATGACCATGGCTGCCACGATGGACAATAGTGCTGGCGTGGCGGCCATGGGCGGCCCGTCACTGGGCACTGCCGAATTCGAGTTCCTGCGCGCCTTTGTCTACGAGCAATGCGGCATCTCGCTGGGCGAGCACAAGCGGCAACTGGTGCAGGGTCGTCTGGTGCGCCGCCTGCGCGCACTGAAACTGCAGGATTTTCAGGCCTATTGCGAGCTGTTGCGGCGCGATCCGCAGCAGGAGCTCGGCGAGCTGGCGAGTGCGATCAGCACCAACGTCACCGCGTTCTTCCGCGAGTCGCATCACTTCGATCTGCTCGCCGACGAACTGTTTCCGCGCTGGATCAACGAAAAGAAGAACGGTGGTCGCCTGCGCATCTGGTCAGCCGGTTGCGCTACGGGCGAAGAGCCTTACACCCTGGCGATGGTGCTGGCGGAAGCGCTGGAAAAGCACGGCGCGACTCAGCTCGATGCCAAGATCCTGGCCACAGATCTCTCGCCGCAGGCGTTGGAAACCGCGCGCAAGGGTGTCTATGCGCTCGAACGTCTTGAAGGCGTGAGTGCGGAGCGGCGCCGCCGCTGGTTCCTGCGCGGCGAAGGCGAATACGCGGACTACGCCTGCGTCAATCCGCGCCTGCGCGAGCTGGTGAGCATCCTGCCGCTCAACCTGTTGCACGACTGGCCCATGCAGGGGCCGTTCGACGCCATCTTCTGCCGCAACGTCGTCATCTATTTCGATAAGCCCACCAAGCAGCGATTGTTCCAACGCTACGCCGGCCTGTTGCCGGACGGCGGCTACCTGTTCCTTGGCCATTCCGAGTCCATGTACGGACTCAACGACAGCTTTGACCTGATCGGACGGACGGTCTACCGGAAACGAAGTGCATGA
- the cheD gene encoding chemoreceptor glutamine deamidase CheD has product MNVAAVNVPVGASYDPARIVPGFEHLRRFWDPTHACMTVKVLPGEYYVSTQQEMISTVLGSCVSACVFDRVRAIGGMNHFMLPEPLGGERGSWADTVGRAARYGNDAMEQLINAILKAGGQRANLMVKVFGGGRVLATMTDIGQRNIAFVRRYLEAERLEVAAEDLGDVHPRHVQFFPATGKARVRQLRGRTDTVLVDGERQYLKRLANDPIKGEVELF; this is encoded by the coding sequence ATGAACGTCGCAGCAGTCAACGTCCCCGTGGGTGCGAGTTACGACCCGGCCCGCATCGTGCCCGGCTTCGAGCACCTGCGTCGCTTCTGGGATCCGACGCATGCCTGCATGACGGTGAAGGTACTGCCGGGCGAGTACTACGTGAGCACGCAGCAGGAAATGATCTCCACCGTGCTCGGCTCCTGCGTGTCGGCCTGCGTCTTCGACCGCGTACGCGCTATTGGTGGCATGAACCATTTCATGTTGCCTGAGCCACTGGGCGGTGAGCGTGGTAGCTGGGCCGATACCGTGGGCCGCGCGGCACGCTACGGCAACGACGCGATGGAACAGCTGATCAACGCCATCCTCAAGGCCGGCGGACAGCGCGCGAACCTGATGGTGAAGGTCTTCGGCGGCGGGCGTGTATTGGCCACCATGACCGACATCGGGCAACGCAACATCGCCTTCGTACGACGCTACCTCGAGGCCGAGCGCCTGGAAGTGGCGGCAGAAGACCTGGGCGACGTGCATCCGCGCCACGTGCAGTTTTTCCCGGCCACCGGCAAGGCCCGCGTGCGTCAGCTGCGTGGCCGCACGGATACCGTGCTGGTGGATGGCGAGCGCCAATATCTCAAGCGTTTGGCAAACGATCCGATAAAGGGAGAGGTGGAACTGTTCTGA
- a CDS encoding protein-glutamate methylesterase/protein-glutamine glutaminase: protein MERVRVLVVDDSALVRKLLSTMLSCDPGIEVVGTAADPLIAREKIKQLNPDVLTLDVEMPRMDGITFLENLMRLRPMPVVMVSSLTQEGAEVTLRALELGAVDFFTKPSNDLASTFAEGAQEICAKVKLAALARPRQRTAVRKLDVPPRLTADAVLPRAQSIGTRGGMPIIAIGASTGGTEAIRVVLEAMPPDAPPIVITQHIPAAFSGPFAARMDTCSAMRVCEARDGQPIQPGHAYIAPGGEHLLVMWDGAKYVCRLHNGPPVNRHKPSVDVLFRSMAASVGKSAIAALLTGMGDDGARGLLELQQTGAHTLVQDEESSVVWGMPGAAWKLGAAGEKLPLDHIAARLLALAHQPVSRAAVSAS, encoded by the coding sequence ATGGAAAGAGTACGTGTCCTGGTGGTCGATGATTCCGCACTGGTGCGGAAGCTGCTGTCGACCATGCTTTCGTGCGATCCGGGCATCGAGGTGGTGGGAACCGCCGCCGATCCGTTGATCGCGCGTGAAAAGATCAAGCAGCTCAATCCCGACGTGCTCACCCTCGATGTGGAAATGCCGCGTATGGACGGCATCACGTTCCTCGAGAACCTGATGCGCCTGCGGCCGATGCCGGTGGTGATGGTGTCCTCGCTGACTCAGGAAGGCGCTGAGGTCACCTTGCGTGCGCTGGAACTGGGCGCTGTCGACTTCTTCACCAAGCCGAGCAACGACCTGGCCAGCACATTTGCCGAAGGCGCGCAGGAGATCTGCGCCAAGGTGAAGCTGGCGGCGCTAGCACGGCCGCGCCAGCGCACCGCCGTGCGCAAGCTCGACGTGCCGCCGCGCCTCACGGCCGACGCCGTGCTGCCACGCGCGCAGAGCATCGGCACCCGCGGCGGCATGCCGATCATCGCGATTGGCGCGTCGACGGGCGGTACGGAGGCCATCCGCGTCGTGCTGGAAGCGATGCCGCCGGATGCGCCGCCGATCGTCATCACCCAACATATCCCCGCCGCTTTCAGTGGTCCGTTCGCGGCACGTATGGATACCTGCTCGGCCATGCGCGTATGCGAAGCGCGCGATGGTCAGCCGATTCAGCCGGGTCATGCGTACATCGCACCGGGTGGCGAGCACCTGCTGGTGATGTGGGACGGCGCGAAATACGTGTGCCGCCTGCACAACGGCCCGCCAGTCAACCGTCACAAGCCGAGCGTGGACGTGCTGTTCCGCTCCATGGCGGCCAGTGTCGGGAAGTCCGCCATTGCCGCACTACTCACCGGCATGGGTGACGACGGCGCGCGCGGGCTGTTGGAGCTGCAGCAGACCGGTGCTCACACGCTGGTGCAGGACGAAGAATCCTCGGTCGTGTGGGGCATGCCCGGCGCGGCCTGGAAGCTCGGCGCTGCCGGCGAGAAGCTTCCGCTCGACCATATAGCAGCGCGCTTGCTCGCGCTGGCGCATCAACCCGTTTCCCGCGCCGCCGTGTCGGCCTCCTGA
- a CDS encoding methyl-accepting chemotaxis protein encodes MNAFLSFMRVRPVIGLIASAVALVLTMVWPSAWLGPVLIVLLTAAWIVETRRHMPVAAPVIQASLEHHEPVREALEEVRSSLVDELGHATRELHQAMDLLRDAVTELGGGFDGLSRKTGMQQSLLRQIIDGQGEGVSVQDFAARTGDLLEHFVDMVVQMSRESLRIVYRIDGMAKEMDAVFGLLKNVNTIAEETNLLALNAAIEAARAGESGRGFAVVAGEIRNLASHSNQFNEQIGSHVERARAAMGELRGLVGTMASQDLNVALSAKGGIDAMMAHVTESDARTSKVADQVVEINRGLGTDVATTVRSLQFEDILSQLINQTRQRLVELQEVTTECTRDIQELACNPIDAELLAQRAERVRSRLAIQREKARLRSRGPALQNSMDAGEIELF; translated from the coding sequence ATGAATGCTTTTCTCTCCTTCATGCGCGTACGCCCCGTGATCGGGCTGATCGCCAGCGCGGTGGCGCTGGTGCTCACCATGGTGTGGCCATCGGCCTGGTTGGGTCCGGTGCTGATCGTGCTGCTGACGGCGGCGTGGATCGTCGAAACGCGCCGCCACATGCCTGTCGCCGCGCCGGTCATCCAAGCATCGCTGGAACACCACGAGCCCGTGCGCGAAGCGCTGGAAGAAGTGCGCAGCTCGTTGGTCGATGAATTGGGTCACGCGACGCGAGAACTGCATCAGGCGATGGACCTGTTGCGTGATGCAGTGACGGAACTCGGTGGCGGCTTCGACGGCCTATCGCGCAAGACCGGCATGCAGCAGTCGTTGCTTCGTCAGATCATCGACGGGCAGGGCGAGGGTGTTTCCGTGCAGGATTTCGCCGCGCGCACGGGCGACCTGCTGGAGCACTTTGTCGACATGGTGGTGCAGATGTCGCGCGAAAGCCTGCGCATCGTCTATCGCATCGACGGCATGGCCAAGGAAATGGACGCGGTGTTCGGCCTGTTGAAGAACGTCAACACCATCGCCGAGGAAACCAATCTGCTGGCGCTCAATGCTGCCATTGAAGCCGCGCGTGCCGGTGAATCCGGTCGTGGCTTTGCCGTGGTGGCCGGCGAGATTCGCAACCTGGCCAGCCACTCCAACCAGTTCAACGAACAAATCGGTAGCCATGTCGAGCGCGCCCGCGCCGCCATGGGTGAATTGCGCGGCTTGGTCGGCACGATGGCATCGCAGGACCTCAACGTGGCGCTGTCGGCCAAGGGTGGCATCGACGCGATGATGGCGCATGTGACTGAAAGCGATGCGCGCACCAGCAAAGTCGCCGACCAAGTGGTGGAGATCAACCGTGGCCTGGGCACGGATGTGGCGACCACCGTGCGTTCGCTACAGTTCGAGGACATCCTGAGCCAGTTGATCAACCAGACGCGTCAGCGCTTGGTGGAACTGCAGGAAGTCACCACCGAATGTACGCGCGACATCCAGGAGCTGGCGTGCAACCCGATCGATGCCGAACTGCTGGCGCAGCGTGCTGAACGCGTGCGCAGCCGCCTGGCTATCCAGCGCGAGAAGGCCCGCCTCCGTTCGCGTGGCCCCGCGCTGCAGAACTCGATGGACGCCGGCGAGATCGAACTCTTCTAA